In Anaerolineales bacterium, the following proteins share a genomic window:
- a CDS encoding C39 family peptidase yields the protein MRIRNLLLGVLGLLLVAVLAYQVPWVRLRADWGYESARAYLRGIIDPVQALPAPQVNVVQSPLPTFSPPAPSATPPASPTPLPGLVQLPAPRYERQTPNNCGPATLAMYLDFYGWQGTQQDIADEIKPETGDRNVNVDELIHFAGNYAGWLRSTFRVGGTIELIKQFLAEGIPVMIEEGEYLETDAWAGDDRWAGHYVLITAYDEAAQTFTYQDTWRGADLVRSYAETDEFWKQFNRVYLLIYRPDQEARVQELLGEDWDVDTNRRNALATAEREIQANPQDAYAWFNLGMNQVHFLEYGNAATAFDRARELGLPQRMLRYQFGPFFAYYNTGRMDDMRELLTYALRITDVSEEAMIWMGWVLYREGDRNGAIQQFRLAQNVNPKSSYVQQALISIGVEP from the coding sequence ATGCGCATACGCAATCTGTTGCTTGGTGTACTCGGCCTGCTGCTGGTGGCCGTGCTGGCCTATCAAGTGCCCTGGGTGAGGCTGCGCGCCGATTGGGGCTACGAAAGCGCCCGCGCCTATCTGCGCGGCATCATCGATCCGGTGCAGGCGTTGCCCGCCCCGCAGGTGAACGTGGTACAGAGCCCCTTGCCCACCTTCAGCCCGCCGGCGCCCAGCGCCACGCCGCCGGCCAGCCCCACGCCGCTGCCCGGGCTGGTGCAGTTGCCCGCGCCGCGCTACGAACGCCAGACGCCCAACAACTGCGGCCCGGCCACCCTGGCAATGTACCTGGACTTTTACGGATGGCAGGGAACCCAGCAAGACATTGCCGATGAGATCAAGCCCGAGACCGGCGACCGCAATGTCAATGTAGACGAGCTGATCCACTTTGCTGGCAACTACGCCGGCTGGCTGCGCTCCACCTTCCGCGTGGGCGGCACGATCGAGTTGATCAAGCAGTTTCTGGCCGAGGGCATTCCGGTGATGATCGAGGAAGGCGAATACCTGGAAACCGACGCCTGGGCTGGCGATGACCGCTGGGCCGGGCACTATGTGCTCATCACTGCTTATGATGAGGCCGCGCAAACTTTCACCTATCAAGATACCTGGCGCGGCGCCGACCTGGTGCGTAGTTATGCCGAGACCGATGAATTCTGGAAGCAGTTCAACCGCGTCTACCTGCTGATCTATCGCCCCGATCAGGAAGCGCGCGTGCAGGAGCTGCTCGGCGAAGATTGGGATGTGGACACCAATCGCCGCAACGCGCTGGCCACCGCTGAGCGCGAAATCCAGGCCAATCCGCAAGACGCGTATGCCTGGTTCAATCTTGGGATGAACCAGGTGCACTTCCTGGAGTACGGCAACGCCGCCACCGCCTTTGACCGGGCGCGTGAGCTGGGCCTGCCGCAGCGCATGCTGCGCTACCAGTTTGGCCCCTTCTTCGCCTACTACAACACCGGCCGCATGGACGATATGCGCGAGCTGCTCACCTATGCTCTGCGCATTACCGATGTCTCCGAAGAGGCGATGATCTGGATGGGCTGGGTGCTGTATCGCGAGGGGGACCGCAATGGCGCCATCCAGCAGTTCCGCCTGGCGCAAAACGTCAACCCCAAATCGTCTTATGTGCAGCAAGCCCTGATTTCGATCGGGGTAGAGCCTTAA
- the hrcA gene encoding heat-inducible transcription repressor HrcA — protein sequence MTHPLSERQKLILGLIVKDYVESTQPVGSKRLLDQYALDFSSATIRNEMAELTEAGYLRQPHTSAGRVPTEEGFRFFVGELMARQELPASLRHTISHQFYQARHETQQWMKLAASVLANQSRAASLITAPQTQSGRFKHLELILTTGRQVLMVLVLENGLVRQQMLALKDAVDQERLSSMAAKLNQHLRNVTLDTIQPPATEMGELAGEIYKLVQAELHNTQSPLTGEVLQDGLTNVLAQPEFSDADAAQRALRVFEERPMLADLLAQTLMNSEIGGVQVLIGGEGRWEELNDFSLVLARYGATNAASGYLGVLGPIRMAYGRAVSTVDYVAGLLSGMMAETMSTQD from the coding sequence ATGACCCATCCCCTCAGTGAGCGCCAGAAGCTCATCCTTGGCCTGATCGTCAAGGATTACGTCGAAAGTACCCAGCCGGTCGGCTCCAAGCGCCTGCTGGATCAATACGCGCTGGATTTCAGCTCGGCCACCATCCGCAACGAGATGGCCGAGCTCACCGAAGCCGGCTACCTGCGCCAGCCGCATACCTCGGCGGGCCGCGTGCCCACCGAGGAGGGCTTCCGCTTCTTTGTAGGCGAGCTGATGGCGCGCCAGGAGCTGCCCGCTTCGCTGCGCCACACTATCAGCCACCAGTTCTACCAGGCGCGTCACGAGACGCAGCAGTGGATGAAGCTGGCCGCCTCGGTACTGGCTAACCAGTCGCGCGCCGCCTCGCTGATCACCGCCCCGCAGACCCAATCGGGGCGCTTCAAGCATTTGGAACTGATCCTCACCACTGGCCGCCAAGTGCTGATGGTGTTGGTGCTGGAGAACGGCCTGGTGCGTCAGCAGATGCTGGCGCTCAAGGACGCGGTGGACCAGGAGCGCCTGAGCAGCATGGCGGCCAAGCTCAACCAGCACCTGCGCAACGTGACGCTGGATACCATCCAGCCGCCCGCGACCGAGATGGGCGAGCTGGCTGGCGAGATCTACAAGCTGGTACAAGCTGAGCTACACAACACGCAGAGCCCGCTCACCGGCGAGGTACTGCAAGACGGCCTGACCAATGTGTTAGCCCAGCCGGAGTTCAGCGATGCGGATGCCGCCCAGCGTGCCCTGCGCGTGTTTGAAGAGCGCCCGATGCTGGCGGACTTACTGGCACAAACGTTGATGAACAGCGAGATCGGCGGCGTGCAAGTGCTCATCGGCGGCGAAGGCCGCTGGGAAGAGCTTAACGATTTCTCGCTGGTGCTGGCACGCTACGGCGCCACCAACGCCGCCAGCGGATACCTCGGCGTGCTTGGCCCTATCCGCATGGCCTATGGCCGCGCCGTCTCCACCGTAGATTATGTGGCCGGATTGCTGAGTGGCATGATGGCTGAAACCATGAGTACGCAGGACTGA
- a CDS encoding ParB/RepB/Spo0J family partition protein — MKKSRLGRGLDSLIPSESAIKPSDVQQVAVEAIRPNPHQPRTHFAKEQLAELAESIRTYGVIQPLIVKEDAGGRYTLIAGERRLQASKLAGLATVPVVSREASDRDLVELALVENVQRADLSPLETAEAYQHMHHQFNLSHDEIARRVGKSRVAITNTLGLLELSAAVKQALLDESISEGHARALKALDTPQAQRAALSTIVSQGLNVRQTEELVRKLRGTRPKAAAKASQSAEIRDLQNELRDALGTKVKVQHSRKGGHITVFYYSDEELDSLVTRLTKRR, encoded by the coding sequence ATGAAAAAATCTCGTTTGGGCCGCGGGCTCGACTCCCTGATCCCTTCCGAAAGCGCCATCAAGCCCAGCGATGTGCAGCAGGTGGCCGTGGAGGCGATCCGCCCCAACCCACACCAGCCGCGCACGCACTTCGCCAAGGAGCAACTGGCCGAGCTGGCTGAATCGATCCGCACCTATGGCGTGATCCAGCCCTTGATCGTCAAAGAAGACGCCGGCGGGCGCTACACCCTGATCGCCGGCGAGCGCCGCCTGCAAGCCTCCAAGCTGGCCGGGCTGGCCACGGTGCCCGTGGTCAGCCGTGAAGCCAGCGACCGCGACCTGGTGGAGCTGGCCCTGGTGGAGAATGTGCAACGCGCTGACCTAAGCCCGCTGGAAACCGCCGAAGCCTACCAGCACATGCACCACCAGTTCAACCTTTCGCATGACGAGATCGCCCGCCGGGTGGGCAAGAGCCGCGTGGCGATCACCAACACGCTGGGCCTGCTCGAGCTCAGCGCGGCGGTGAAGCAAGCCCTGCTGGATGAAAGCATCAGCGAAGGCCACGCCCGCGCCCTGAAGGCGTTGGATACACCCCAGGCGCAGCGCGCCGCGCTGAGCACGATCGTCAGCCAGGGGCTGAACGTGCGCCAGACGGAGGAGTTGGTGCGCAAACTACGCGGCACGCGCCCCAAGGCGGCCGCCAAGGCTTCACAAAGCGCCGAGATCCGCGATCTGCAGAATGAGCTGCGCGATGCGCTGGGCACCAAGGTGAAAGTGCAGCACAGCCGCAAGGGCGGGCATATTACGGTGTTTTATTATTCCGATGAAGAGCTGGACAGTCTGGTCACCCGCCTAACCAAACGTAGATAA
- a CDS encoding nucleotide exchange factor GrpE: MDETTHTPEDTQATAGEVADVGLQQELQAAHAKAAENLEGWQRAQAEFANYKKRMARDQEAQEAEIRGRVIKRYLEIVDDLELAFKSQPEAAADWGQGIELIYRKLLGFLEAEGVQRVDPLGQPFDANLHEAVAQEPNPDYASGTVSEVLRTGYTLGERVLRPAVVKVAQ; the protein is encoded by the coding sequence ATGGACGAAACAACACATACCCCCGAAGACACCCAGGCCACCGCGGGCGAAGTGGCTGACGTGGGTTTGCAGCAGGAGCTGCAAGCCGCGCACGCCAAAGCCGCCGAGAACCTCGAAGGCTGGCAGCGCGCCCAGGCTGAGTTTGCCAACTACAAGAAGCGCATGGCGCGTGACCAGGAAGCCCAGGAAGCCGAGATCCGCGGCCGCGTGATCAAGCGCTACCTGGAAATTGTGGACGACCTGGAGCTGGCCTTCAAGAGCCAGCCAGAGGCCGCCGCCGACTGGGGCCAGGGCATCGAGCTGATCTACCGCAAGCTGCTCGGCTTCCTCGAAGCGGAGGGCGTGCAGCGTGTAGACCCGCTGGGCCAGCCTTTTGACGCCAACCTGCACGAAGCCGTGGCGCAAGAGCCCAACCCCGACTACGCCAGTGGCACGGTGAGCGAAGTGCTGCGCACCGGCTACACCCTCGGCGAGCGCGTGCTGCGCCCCGCCGTGGTGAAGGTAGCCCAATAA
- the dnaK gene encoding molecular chaperone DnaK, whose protein sequence is MAKIIGIDLGTTNSVGAVMEGGEPVVIPTAEGERVVPSVVAINKNGERLVGRPARNQAVVNPENTIYSIKRFMGRKFDDAETAKALEVVPYKIHQASNSGIEVEMADKRYSPPEVSAMILAKIKADAEAYLGEPVTQAVITVPAYFNDAQRNATKDAGKIAGLEVLRIINEPTASSLAYGLDKQKNEIIAVYDLGGGTFDISILDVGDGVFQVRSTSGDTFLGGDDFDQRIINWLADDFQRDNGIDLRQDRQSLQRLKEAAEKAKIELSSLQQTEINLPYITADAAGPKHLVTKLTRAKLEQLTEDLVERTLAPVRQALKDADLKPADINEVVLVGGMTRMPAVQEAVKKLFGKEPHKGVNPDEVVAVGAAIQAGVLGGDVKDILLLDVTPLTLSIETLGGVATPLIERNTTIPTRKSQVFSTAADNQNQVEINVLQGERPMAVDNKSLGKFVLDGIPPAPRGVPQIEVTFDIDANGIINVTAADKATSRSQHITITASSGLSDSEVERMRKDAEANKAQDDQRKELVEAHNTADSAVYTAEKTLKDLGDKVPAASKQEIEDLVAKTRVALGGEDAAAMKAATEALMERLQKLGAEAYQGGAGPAAGGPEAGPGSGPAGGEDVVDGEFKEA, encoded by the coding sequence ATGGCAAAGATCATCGGTATTGACCTCGGCACCACCAACTCGGTGGGTGCCGTGATGGAAGGCGGCGAACCGGTCGTCATCCCCACCGCCGAAGGCGAACGCGTCGTTCCCTCGGTGGTGGCGATCAACAAGAATGGCGAGCGTCTCGTCGGGCGCCCGGCGCGCAATCAGGCCGTAGTGAACCCGGAGAACACCATCTACTCGATCAAGCGCTTCATGGGCCGCAAGTTTGATGATGCGGAAACCGCCAAGGCGCTGGAAGTAGTGCCTTACAAGATCCACCAGGCCAGCAACAGCGGCATTGAAGTGGAGATGGCTGACAAGCGCTACAGCCCGCCCGAGGTCTCGGCGATGATCCTGGCCAAGATCAAGGCCGATGCCGAAGCTTACCTCGGCGAGCCGGTGACCCAGGCCGTGATCACCGTGCCGGCCTACTTCAACGATGCCCAGCGCAACGCCACCAAGGATGCCGGCAAGATCGCTGGCTTGGAAGTGCTGCGCATCATCAACGAGCCCACTGCGTCCTCGCTGGCCTACGGCCTCGACAAGCAGAAGAATGAGATCATCGCCGTGTATGACCTCGGCGGTGGCACCTTCGATATCTCCATCCTCGATGTAGGCGATGGCGTCTTCCAGGTGCGTTCCACCAGTGGTGATACCTTCCTGGGTGGTGATGACTTTGACCAGCGCATCATCAACTGGCTGGCCGATGACTTCCAGCGCGACAACGGCATTGACCTGCGCCAGGACCGCCAGTCCCTGCAGCGCTTGAAAGAAGCCGCCGAGAAGGCCAAGATTGAATTGTCCTCCCTACAGCAGACGGAGATCAACCTGCCTTACATCACCGCCGATGCGGCTGGCCCCAAGCACTTGGTCACCAAGCTGACGCGTGCCAAGTTGGAGCAGCTCACTGAAGATCTGGTGGAGCGCACGCTGGCCCCGGTGCGCCAGGCGCTGAAAGATGCTGACCTCAAGCCCGCCGATATCAACGAAGTGGTGCTGGTGGGCGGCATGACGCGTATGCCGGCCGTGCAAGAAGCCGTCAAGAAACTGTTCGGCAAAGAGCCGCACAAGGGTGTTAATCCGGATGAAGTCGTGGCTGTGGGCGCCGCCATCCAGGCCGGCGTGCTGGGTGGTGATGTCAAAGACATCCTGCTCTTGGATGTAACTCCCCTGACCCTGTCGATCGAGACGCTGGGCGGCGTAGCCACCCCGCTGATCGAGCGCAACACCACCATCCCCACGCGCAAGAGCCAGGTGTTCTCCACCGCCGCCGACAACCAGAACCAGGTCGAGATCAACGTGCTGCAGGGCGAACGCCCGATGGCCGTTGACAACAAGAGCCTGGGCAAGTTCGTGCTTGACGGCATTCCGCCGGCGCCGCGTGGCGTGCCGCAGATCGAAGTGACCTTTGACATCGATGCCAACGGCATCATCAACGTCACCGCGGCTGACAAGGCCACCAGCCGCAGCCAGCACATCACCATCACTGCTTCGTCTGGCTTGTCTGACAGCGAGGTGGAGCGTATGCGCAAGGATGCTGAGGCTAACAAGGCGCAAGACGACCAGCGCAAAGAGCTGGTGGAAGCGCACAACACTGCCGATAGCGCCGTCTACACCGCCGAGAAGACTCTCAAAGACCTCGGTGACAAGGTGCCGGCGGCTAGCAAGCAGGAGATCGAAGACCTGGTGGCTAAGACGCGTGTCGCCCTGGGCGGTGAGGATGCCGCCGCCATGAAGGCGGCCACCGAAGCCCTGATGGAACGTCTGCAGAAGCTGGGCGCCGAAGCCTACCAAGGCGGCGCTGGCCCGGCCGCCGGCGGCCCCGAAGCTGGCCCCGGCAGCGGCCCGGCGGGCGGCGAAGACGTTGTCGACGGCGAGTTTAAAGAGGCCTAG
- a CDS encoding MFS transporter, which produces MATAPAQDLGRWQRRFFTIWVGQALSLLGSQLVQFGLVWYLTRQTGSATVLATATLVAMLPNIALAPLVGSLIDRGNRRRIMMVADSGVALVTVLLALLFALGAVQLWHIYLAMFLRALGGAFHGPAMQASTSLMVPPQHLARIQGLNQMLNGGMNILSAPLGALLLELLPMQGLLGLDVLTALFAVVPLFFFTIPQPAKAPSAGLAPSFWQDVRAGLDYVLSWPGLLIICLMATAINFLFSPAGALTPLLITKHFGGGVKELGLFEAMFSAGVILGGLLLGAWGGFRRQILTAMLGLLGMGVFTFLVGRTPAHAFPWAVAGMFFSGLMNPIVNGSLGAILQGAVEPGMQGRVFSLINSLSTAATPVSLLAAGPLADRYGVPSWYMLGGVVCFLLALVGMALPAVMSVDDGHPGKGVVAG; this is translated from the coding sequence ATGGCTACTGCCCCCGCTCAAGACCTTGGCCGTTGGCAGCGGCGCTTCTTCACCATCTGGGTGGGGCAGGCGCTTTCGCTGCTAGGCAGCCAATTGGTGCAGTTTGGCCTGGTGTGGTACCTCACCCGCCAGACCGGCTCAGCTACCGTGCTGGCCACCGCCACCCTGGTGGCGATGCTGCCCAATATCGCCCTGGCCCCACTGGTGGGCTCGCTGATCGACCGTGGCAACCGCCGGCGCATCATGATGGTGGCGGATAGCGGTGTGGCCCTGGTCACCGTGCTGCTGGCGCTGCTGTTCGCTCTGGGCGCGGTGCAGCTCTGGCATATCTATCTGGCGATGTTCCTGCGCGCCTTGGGGGGTGCTTTTCACGGCCCGGCGATGCAAGCGTCTACCTCGCTGATGGTGCCGCCGCAGCACCTGGCGCGCATTCAGGGCCTGAACCAGATGCTCAATGGGGGCATGAACATCCTCTCGGCGCCTTTGGGCGCACTGCTGTTGGAGCTGCTGCCCATGCAGGGCTTGCTGGGCCTGGATGTGCTTACCGCCTTGTTTGCGGTGGTGCCTTTATTCTTCTTTACCATTCCTCAGCCGGCCAAGGCGCCCTCAGCGGGCCTGGCGCCCAGCTTCTGGCAGGATGTGCGCGCCGGGCTGGACTATGTGCTCAGTTGGCCGGGCTTGCTGATCATCTGCCTGATGGCCACGGCGATCAACTTCTTGTTCAGCCCGGCCGGGGCGCTGACCCCGCTGTTGATCACCAAGCATTTCGGCGGCGGCGTGAAGGAGCTAGGCCTGTTCGAAGCCATGTTCAGCGCCGGAGTGATCCTGGGCGGCTTGCTGCTGGGTGCCTGGGGCGGCTTCCGCCGCCAAATCCTCACCGCCATGCTGGGCCTGCTGGGCATGGGCGTCTTCACTTTCTTGGTGGGGCGCACCCCGGCGCACGCATTCCCCTGGGCGGTGGCGGGTATGTTCTTCTCGGGCTTGATGAACCCGATCGTCAATGGTTCGCTGGGCGCCATCCTGCAAGGCGCGGTGGAGCCGGGCATGCAGGGGCGTGTGTTCTCGTTGATCAACAGCCTCTCTACCGCGGCCACACCGGTCAGCCTGCTGGCCGCCGGGCCGCTGGCGGATCGCTACGGCGTGCCCAGTTGGTACATGCTGGGCGGGGTGGTGTGCTTCTTGCTGGCGCTGGTAGGGATGGCTTTGCCGGCGGTGATGTCGGTAGATGATGGCCACCCAGGGAAGGGGGTGGTGGCGGGCTAG
- the miaB gene encoding tRNA (N6-isopentenyl adenosine(37)-C2)-methylthiotransferase MiaB: MKYHIWTEGCQMNVADSQRVASALERLGYVATPVIEDAQVIVLNTCVVRQSAEDKAMGRVTSLKPLKEARPDVTINLMGCMVGVKGQDKLRAALPYVDVFSPPSDPGPLVAHLTQEDSRFIELQATQQRFEQMDNEALILPLEERGQLVTAHVPVVYGCSHACTFCIIPYRRGVERSRPLGEIVAEIRALAAQGVKEVTLLGQIVDRYGKDVADGPNLPALLRRVSEVEGIERIRFLTSHPNWMTDELLETVAALPKVMPQIEVPVQAGHDEVLANMKRGYTVAEYRALVERIRRIIPQVAIATDIIVGFPGETEAQFEGTRQLLAELKLDVAHLARYSTREGTVAARRMLDDVPEDEKMRRLKVLDRQQEAILTEINARYLGTTVPVLFEEDVRGRWKGRTETNKLVFVQSETRLHGQVRPVQITWTGPWSMQGRLLPDPATLPILIEPIVVS; encoded by the coding sequence ATGAAATACCACATCTGGACCGAAGGCTGCCAAATGAACGTGGCCGACTCACAGCGCGTCGCCTCGGCGCTGGAGCGCCTGGGCTACGTGGCTACACCGGTGATCGAGGACGCGCAAGTAATCGTGCTCAACACCTGCGTGGTGCGCCAGAGCGCCGAAGACAAGGCGATGGGCCGCGTGACCTCGCTCAAGCCGCTCAAAGAAGCCCGGCCGGATGTCACCATCAACCTGATGGGCTGCATGGTGGGCGTGAAAGGGCAAGACAAGCTGCGCGCCGCCCTACCCTATGTGGATGTGTTCTCGCCGCCCTCTGACCCTGGCCCGCTGGTGGCGCACCTCACGCAGGAAGACAGCCGCTTCATTGAGTTGCAGGCCACGCAGCAACGCTTCGAGCAAATGGACAACGAGGCCCTGATCCTGCCGCTGGAGGAGCGCGGCCAACTGGTCACGGCGCACGTGCCAGTGGTCTACGGCTGCTCGCATGCCTGCACCTTCTGTATCATCCCCTACCGCCGTGGCGTGGAGCGCAGCCGCCCGCTGGGCGAGATCGTGGCCGAGATCCGCGCCCTGGCCGCCCAGGGCGTCAAAGAAGTCACCCTGCTGGGCCAGATCGTGGATCGCTACGGCAAAGACGTAGCGGATGGCCCCAATCTGCCGGCGCTGCTGCGCCGCGTCAGCGAGGTGGAGGGCATTGAGCGCATTCGCTTCCTGACCTCGCACCCCAACTGGATGACCGACGAGCTGCTGGAAACGGTGGCGGCGCTGCCCAAGGTGATGCCGCAGATCGAGGTGCCGGTGCAAGCCGGGCACGATGAAGTGCTGGCCAACATGAAGCGCGGCTACACCGTGGCCGAATACCGCGCCCTGGTGGAGCGCATCCGTCGCATCATTCCCCAGGTGGCGATCGCCACCGACATCATCGTCGGCTTCCCCGGCGAAACCGAAGCGCAGTTCGAGGGCACGCGCCAATTGCTGGCCGAGCTCAAGCTCGACGTGGCCCACCTGGCGCGCTACTCCACGCGCGAGGGTACCGTGGCCGCCCGCCGCATGCTGGATGACGTGCCCGAAGATGAGAAGATGCGCCGCCTGAAGGTGCTCGATCGCCAGCAGGAAGCGATTTTGACCGAGATCAACGCCCGCTATCTGGGCACGACGGTGCCGGTGCTGTTTGAAGAAGACGTGCGCGGGCGCTGGAAGGGGCGCACGGAAACCAACAAGCTGGTCTTCGTGCAAAGTGAGACGCGCCTGCACGGGCAGGTGCGCCCGGTGCAAATCACCTGGACCGGGCCATGGTCGATGCAGGGCCGCTTGCTGCCAGACCCGGCCACGCTGCCGATTCTCATCGAGCCGATCGTGGTTTCGTAG
- a CDS encoding alpha/beta fold hydrolase, with protein sequence MNDTKIPPLHLEHNGSGIPVLLIHGFPFTSRMWRPQLSGLAASGHILAPDLPGFGRTPAAPPPHSVERLAAACLDAVTALGIHEPVVLGGLSMGGYIALAAARHFPERLRGLMLLSTRAGADSAEAKANRDKSIATAQAEGPAPAGEGMYPKLLAPENYAAQPETASELKAILQGATTEGVVMGLTAMRDRPDATDELPEINLPTLIIHGQQDQVIPFSEAEAMAAAIPHSQLHLLPQAGHVPNLEQPERFNQAVTEFLGRLS encoded by the coding sequence ATGAACGACACAAAAATCCCCCCTCTGCACCTCGAACACAATGGCAGCGGCATACCGGTCTTGCTGATCCACGGCTTCCCCTTCACCAGCCGCATGTGGCGCCCGCAACTCAGCGGGCTGGCCGCCAGCGGCCACATCCTGGCGCCCGACCTGCCGGGCTTCGGGCGCACGCCGGCCGCCCCGCCCCCGCACAGCGTGGAACGCCTGGCCGCCGCCTGCCTGGACGCGGTGACGGCTCTGGGCATTCACGAGCCGGTGGTGCTGGGTGGCCTCTCGATGGGCGGCTACATTGCCCTGGCCGCGGCGCGCCACTTCCCGGAGCGCTTGCGCGGCCTGATGCTGCTCTCCACCCGCGCCGGGGCCGATTCGGCGGAAGCCAAGGCCAATCGCGACAAGAGCATCGCCACCGCCCAAGCCGAAGGCCCGGCCCCGGCGGGCGAAGGGATGTATCCCAAACTCCTCGCGCCGGAAAATTACGCCGCCCAGCCGGAAACCGCCAGCGAGCTGAAAGCGATCTTGCAGGGTGCGACCACCGAAGGGGTGGTGATGGGCCTGACTGCCATGCGTGACCGCCCGGATGCAACGGATGAGCTGCCGGAGATCAACCTGCCCACGCTGATCATTCACGGACAGCAAGACCAGGTGATCCCATTCAGTGAAGCCGAGGCAATGGCCGCTGCAATTCCCCACAGCCAACTGCACCTCCTGCCGCAGGCCGGCCATGTGCCCAACTTGGAGCAACCCGAGCGCTTCAATCAGGCGGTGACAGAGTTCCTCGGCCGGCTGAGTTGA
- a CDS encoding ParA family protein, which produces MARIYTLVNQKGGVGKTTTTINLGAYLAHLGQRVLLVDLDPQANATSCLGIDKASVQSGTYEAIMGLHPASESILVSPELKLSLLPASPALAGAEVELVNELARENKLREALQPLKDKYDYILIDCPPSLGLLTLNGMVAAQDGIIIPVQCEYLALEGLSMLLSTIERVRKALFPGLRVRGVLLTMYDNRTRLSDEVVSQVRAHFKKETFNVVIPRNIRLAEAPSHGLPIIAYFPNSPGAEAHRQLAQEVLEGDGVTVAVNA; this is translated from the coding sequence ATGGCGCGCATCTACACCCTCGTCAATCAAAAGGGTGGCGTCGGCAAGACCACCACCACGATCAACCTGGGCGCCTACCTGGCACATTTGGGCCAACGCGTACTCCTGGTGGACCTGGACCCGCAGGCCAACGCCACCTCGTGCCTGGGGATTGACAAGGCCAGTGTGCAAAGTGGCACCTACGAAGCGATCATGGGGCTGCACCCGGCCAGCGAAAGCATCCTGGTTAGCCCGGAGCTCAAACTCTCGCTGCTGCCCGCCTCGCCCGCCCTGGCCGGCGCCGAAGTGGAGCTGGTGAACGAACTGGCCCGTGAAAACAAGCTGCGCGAAGCACTGCAGCCACTTAAAGACAAATACGATTACATTCTGATCGATTGCCCGCCTTCGCTGGGCCTGCTGACCCTCAACGGCATGGTGGCGGCGCAAGACGGCATCATCATTCCGGTGCAGTGCGAATACCTGGCGCTGGAAGGCCTGAGCATGTTGTTGAGCACGATCGAGCGTGTGCGCAAAGCGCTGTTCCCCGGATTGCGCGTGCGCGGCGTGCTGCTGACGATGTACGACAATCGCACGCGCCTCTCCGACGAAGTCGTCAGCCAGGTGCGCGCCCACTTCAAGAAAGAGACCTTCAACGTGGTCATCCCGCGCAACATCCGTCTGGCCGAAGCGCCCTCACACGGCCTGCCGATCATCGCCTACTTCCCCAATTCCCCCGGGGCCGAGGCACACCGCCAACTGGCGCAGGAAGTATTGGAAGGAGACGGCGTGACGGTGGCCGTGAACGCGTAA